From one Pseudomonas sp. B21-048 genomic stretch:
- a CDS encoding MerR family transcriptional regulator — MKNPPDTSASEDLGIDFKKALDAGWLPIREVSRQTGVNAVTLRAWERRYGLIVPQRTPKGHRLFCAEHVQRILTILTWLNRGVAVSQVKQLLDTPQGLTDPVGNDWLVLRQTLLQAVTQLAERTLDDTVNQAMALYPPRTLCERLLMPLLAELEQRWQGQFGAQMERVFVYSWLRSKFGARVYLNNRQLRTAPLLLINHSDLPLEPHLWLTAWLISSVDCPVEVFDWPLPAGELALAVDHLQARGVLLYSSKAMNLSQLTKLLNGVSCPKMIAGSTVRIHHTELSARTAAIADLSLAEDPLSAHQGLIQRGLI, encoded by the coding sequence ATGAAAAATCCACCGGATACCAGCGCCAGCGAAGACCTCGGCATCGACTTCAAGAAGGCCCTCGACGCTGGCTGGCTGCCCATTCGTGAAGTGTCCCGGCAGACCGGGGTCAATGCCGTCACCTTACGCGCCTGGGAACGGCGCTATGGGTTGATCGTGCCTCAGCGTACGCCCAAGGGGCATCGACTGTTCTGTGCCGAACACGTTCAACGGATTCTGACCATCCTTACCTGGCTCAATCGCGGCGTGGCTGTCAGCCAGGTCAAACAACTGCTCGACACGCCTCAGGGGCTTACCGACCCCGTCGGGAACGATTGGCTGGTGCTGCGCCAGACACTGCTGCAGGCGGTCACTCAGCTGGCCGAACGCACCCTCGATGACACGGTGAACCAGGCGATGGCGCTGTATCCGCCACGCACCTTGTGTGAACGATTGTTGATGCCGTTGCTGGCAGAACTGGAGCAGCGCTGGCAAGGCCAGTTCGGCGCACAGATGGAGCGGGTGTTTGTTTATTCCTGGCTGCGCAGCAAATTCGGCGCGAGAGTCTACCTTAACAATCGTCAGTTGCGCACCGCGCCGCTGCTGCTGATCAATCATTCGGACCTGCCGCTGGAGCCTCATTTATGGCTCACCGCCTGGCTGATCAGCAGCGTCGATTGCCCAGTGGAAGTCTTCGACTGGCCACTCCCCGCTGGCGAACTTGCGCTGGCGGTCGATCACCTGCAAGCCCGCGGCGTACTGCTGTATTCCAGCAAAGCCATGAATCTTTCGCAGCTGACGAAACTTTTGAATGGTGTCAGCTGCCCAAAAATGATTGCCGGATCAACGGTGCGTATTCACCACACCGAGTTGTCCGCAAGAACCGCCGCCATTGCTGACTTGTCCCTGGCCGAAGACCCGTTGTCGGCCCATCAGGGCCTGATTCAGCGTGGGCTTATTTAA
- the phrB gene encoding deoxyribodipyrimidine photo-lyase: MQLIWLRSDLRLHDNTALSAAAARGPSVAVYLLSPQQWLAHDDAPCKVDFWLRNLKELRHALGALNIPLLIRKASRWDEAPKVLLELCQQLKIDAVHANEEYGIHETRRDVAVAQALKAQGIDFYRYLDQLLFKPGTVLTRTGTYFQVFSQFRKVCYERLHASLPRLVTAPAVQAPLGIASDEPPSRVEGFDTPSDSLRALWPAGETEARRRLETFTDAQIDYYHSERDFPAKPGTSQLSAYLTAGVISPRQCLHAALRSNQGEFESGKVGAVTWINELLWREFYKHILVGYPRVSRHRAFRPETEALAWRDAPEDLKAWQQARTGLPIIDAAMRQLLETGWMHNRLRMVVAMFLTKNLLIDWREGERFFMRHLIDGDLAANNGGWQWSASTGTDSAPYFRIFNPLSQSEKFDAEGVFIKHWLPQINEMNKKDLHYPARLDGLFGMTDYPLPIVNLSASRERALAAFKNLPSRRGLSQ; encoded by the coding sequence ATGCAATTGATCTGGCTGCGCAGCGACTTGCGTCTACACGACAACACCGCCCTCTCGGCCGCCGCAGCCCGCGGCCCGAGTGTGGCGGTGTATTTGCTGAGTCCGCAGCAATGGCTGGCGCATGACGATGCGCCGTGCAAAGTGGATTTCTGGTTGCGCAACCTGAAAGAATTGCGCCATGCGCTGGGCGCCCTGAACATCCCGCTGCTGATTCGCAAGGCGTCCCGCTGGGATGAGGCACCGAAGGTCCTGCTCGAGTTGTGCCAGCAATTGAAGATCGACGCAGTGCATGCCAACGAGGAATACGGCATTCATGAAACCCGTCGTGATGTCGCGGTGGCCCAAGCCCTGAAAGCCCAAGGCATCGACTTTTACCGCTACCTCGATCAACTGCTGTTCAAGCCCGGCACCGTGCTGACCAGAACCGGCACCTATTTCCAGGTTTTCAGCCAGTTCCGCAAGGTCTGCTACGAACGCTTGCATGCATCATTGCCGAGATTGGTTACCGCCCCCGCCGTCCAGGCTCCACTGGGTATCGCCAGCGACGAACCGCCCTCCCGTGTCGAGGGTTTCGACACGCCCAGCGACAGTTTACGTGCTCTCTGGCCGGCCGGCGAAACCGAAGCCCGACGCCGCCTCGAGACCTTTACCGACGCACAGATCGACTATTACCACAGCGAGCGCGATTTCCCGGCAAAACCCGGCACCAGCCAGCTCTCGGCCTATCTCACCGCCGGGGTCATCTCCCCTCGTCAGTGTCTGCACGCTGCGTTGCGAAGCAATCAGGGGGAGTTCGAAAGCGGCAAGGTCGGTGCCGTCACCTGGATCAACGAGTTGCTGTGGCGCGAATTCTATAAGCACATTCTGGTGGGCTACCCACGGGTCTCTCGGCACCGCGCCTTTCGCCCGGAAACCGAAGCCCTCGCCTGGCGTGACGCCCCGGAAGACCTCAAAGCCTGGCAGCAAGCCCGTACCGGCCTGCCGATCATTGATGCCGCCATGCGCCAATTGCTGGAGACCGGCTGGATGCACAACCGCTTGCGCATGGTCGTGGCAATGTTCCTGACCAAAAACCTGCTGATCGACTGGCGTGAAGGCGAGCGTTTCTTCATGCGGCACTTGATTGACGGCGATCTGGCGGCGAACAACGGTGGTTGGCAGTGGAGTGCGTCCACCGGCACCGATTCGGCACCCTACTTCCGGATTTTCAACCCACTGAGCCAGTCGGAAAAGTTCGATGCCGAAGGGGTTTTCATCAAGCATTGGTTGCCGCAGATCAATGAAATGAACAAAAAAGACCTGCACTATCCCGCGAGACTCGACGGATTGTTCGGTATGACGGATTATCCATTGCCGATCGTCAACCTGAGCGCTTCGCGCGAACGAGCCTTGGCCGCCTTCAAGAACCTGCCATCACGACGAGGTTTATCGCAATGA
- a CDS encoding SDR family oxidoreductase has translation MSHTPPRRYWLTGASNGIGAALAEEILKAGAHLAVSSRSLAPLKALSERYPGQVLVLAGDLTNGQRVREIGEQIALEWGSLDTIILNAGTCEYVETHQFDASIIEHIVRTNLLVSSYCIEAARPLLRAGTAPHLVGMASSVTWLPLPWAESYGNSKAGLHHLFESLRSEVAPENIEMTVVSPGLIDMPLSNRISEYLDWSADDAARYLFDMLKHRPLELPLPELLMPVLWPLSPLLDQTGLAIDERASIPPIEDLP, from the coding sequence ATGAGTCACACACCTCCAAGGCGATACTGGTTGACCGGCGCCAGCAACGGTATTGGTGCCGCGCTGGCCGAAGAAATACTGAAAGCCGGTGCCCATCTGGCTGTCAGTTCCCGCTCATTGGCGCCATTGAAAGCCTTGTCTGAGCGTTATCCCGGACAAGTGCTGGTGCTCGCGGGCGATTTGACCAACGGCCAACGGGTGCGCGAAATCGGCGAGCAGATTGCCCTGGAATGGGGTTCTCTAGATACCATAATCCTCAACGCTGGCACCTGCGAATACGTCGAAACCCATCAGTTCGACGCATCAATCATCGAGCACATCGTGCGTACCAACCTGCTGGTCAGTAGCTATTGCATCGAAGCTGCTCGGCCTCTATTGCGAGCAGGCACTGCGCCACATCTGGTGGGCATGGCCAGCTCGGTGACCTGGTTGCCCCTGCCATGGGCCGAATCCTATGGCAACTCCAAGGCCGGGTTGCATCATCTATTCGAATCCTTGCGCAGCGAAGTGGCGCCGGAAAACATCGAAATGACCGTGGTCAGTCCAGGGCTTATTGATATGCCCCTGAGCAACAGAATTTCAGAATACCTCGACTGGTCGGCAGACGACGCCGCACGATACCTCTTCGATATGTTAAAGCATCGTCCACTGGAGCTTCCTTTACCGGAGCTACTCATGCCCGTCCTTTGGCCCTTGTCGCCACTGCTCGACCAGACAGGTCTGGCAATCGACGAACGGGCGAGCATTCCGCCGATCGAAGACTTGCCATAG
- a CDS encoding YkgJ family cysteine cluster protein: MKTIPHTQIAEPAVTCSTCAACCCQLEVMLITDTGVPERFIDTDDWGGEVMLRLDDGWCAALDRNSMMCTIYEKRPLICREFEMGAPECIAERQGIATAYR; the protein is encoded by the coding sequence ATGAAAACCATTCCCCATACGCAAATTGCCGAACCTGCGGTCACCTGCTCGACGTGCGCTGCCTGCTGCTGTCAGCTTGAGGTCATGCTGATCACCGACACCGGTGTGCCCGAGCGTTTTATCGATACCGATGATTGGGGTGGGGAAGTCATGCTGCGACTGGATGACGGCTGGTGCGCTGCGCTGGATCGCAACAGCATGATGTGCACCATCTACGAAAAACGTCCGCTGATCTGCCGGGAGTTCGAAATGGGCGCACCGGAATGCATCGCCGAACGCCAGGGGATTGCGACGGCGTATCGGTAA
- a CDS encoding acyloxyacyl hydrolase, translating into MKRLFCLAAIATALMGYSFTAQAAGVEFGVGQTSDSTMTYRLGMQFDWDKSWLQSDIGRLTGYWSGAYTYWEGDETSSNHSLSFSPVLVYEFAGQTIKPYVEAGIGIAVFANTEVEDNKLGSAFQFEDRFGFGLRFTGGHEVGIRATHYSNGGISSPNDGVESYSLHYTMPL; encoded by the coding sequence ATGAAGCGACTATTCTGCTTGGCCGCGATTGCGACCGCATTGATGGGGTACAGTTTTACCGCGCAGGCAGCAGGGGTGGAATTCGGGGTTGGCCAGACCAGCGATTCGACCATGACTTACCGATTGGGCATGCAATTCGACTGGGACAAGAGCTGGTTGCAGAGTGATATCGGTCGCTTGACCGGCTACTGGAGCGGCGCTTACACCTATTGGGAGGGCGATGAAACGTCGAGCAATCACAGTTTGTCATTCTCGCCGGTGCTGGTGTACGAGTTTGCCGGTCAGACCATCAAACCCTACGTTGAAGCGGGTATCGGTATCGCGGTGTTTGCCAACACCGAAGTCGAAGACAACAAACTGGGTAGTGCCTTTCAGTTCGAAGACCGTTTCGGGTTTGGTCTGCGCTTTACCGGCGGACATGAAGTCGGGATTCGCGCCACGCACTATTCCAATGGCGGGATCAGCAGCCCGAACGATGGTGTAGAGAGTTACTCGCTGCATTACACGATGCCGTTGTAA
- the murI gene encoding glutamate racemase: protein MREAPIGVFDSGVGGLSVLAEIQQLLPNESLLYLGDCGNIPYGEKSPAFISQRCSVMAQFFQQQGAKALVLACNTATVAGVADLRRDFPEWPIVGMEPAVKPAAAATRSGVVGVLATTGTLQSAKFAALLDRFAADVRVITQPCPGLVELIENGDLHSEALRQLLQGYVDPLLAAGADTIILGCTHYPFLKPLLKQMLPPSISLIDTGAAVARQLQRLLAERELLAEGPARAARFWTSADPERFRNILPVLWHSTGVVQSFDL, encoded by the coding sequence ATGCGTGAAGCGCCGATTGGAGTGTTCGATTCCGGTGTCGGTGGGCTGTCGGTGCTGGCCGAGATCCAGCAGTTGCTGCCCAACGAATCTTTGTTGTACCTCGGCGATTGCGGGAATATTCCCTACGGTGAGAAATCCCCGGCATTCATCAGTCAGCGTTGCAGTGTCATGGCGCAGTTCTTTCAGCAGCAGGGCGCCAAGGCGCTGGTGCTCGCTTGCAACACCGCGACCGTCGCGGGTGTTGCGGACTTGCGGCGCGATTTCCCCGAGTGGCCCATCGTCGGCATGGAGCCCGCGGTCAAGCCGGCTGCAGCGGCGACGCGCAGCGGTGTAGTTGGCGTACTCGCCACCACCGGCACATTACAGAGTGCCAAGTTCGCCGCCTTGCTCGACCGTTTCGCCGCCGATGTGCGAGTCATCACTCAGCCATGCCCTGGGTTGGTGGAGCTGATTGAAAATGGCGATTTGCACAGCGAGGCATTGCGTCAGTTGCTGCAAGGGTATGTCGATCCGCTGCTGGCTGCAGGTGCAGACACGATCATTCTTGGCTGCACGCATTATCCCTTTCTAAAACCGCTGCTTAAGCAGATGCTCCCCCCGAGCATCAGCCTGATCGATACCGGTGCCGCTGTGGCCCGGCAGCTTCAACGATTGTTGGCAGAGCGTGAGTTGCTAGCCGAGGGACCTGCTCGCGCTGCCCGGTTCTGGACGAGTGCGGATCCGGAGCGTTTCAGAAATATCTTGCCGGTTTTATGGCATTCGACGGGTGTTGTGCAAAGCTTCGACTTGTAG
- a CDS encoding molybdopterin-synthase adenylyltransferase MoeB, with product MLNDQELLRYSRQILLQHVDIDGQLRLKESRVLIVGLGGLGSPVALYLAAAGIGELHLADFDTVDLTNLQRQIVHDTDSVGLSKVDSAIRRLTAINPEIQLIAHRTALDEDSLAAAVAAVDLVLDCSDNFSTREAVNAACVAARKPLVSGAAIRLEGQLSVFDPRRPESPCYHCLYGHGSEAELTCSEAGVLGPLVGLVGSLQALEALKLLVGFGEPLVGRLLLIDALGTRFRELRVKRDPGCSVCGSSHA from the coding sequence GTGCTGAATGATCAGGAATTACTGCGCTATAGCCGGCAGATTCTGCTGCAACACGTCGACATCGATGGCCAGTTACGGCTCAAAGAAAGCCGCGTGCTGATTGTCGGCCTCGGTGGTCTCGGCTCACCGGTTGCGCTGTACCTGGCGGCGGCCGGTATCGGTGAGTTGCATCTGGCGGACTTCGACACGGTTGACCTGACCAATCTGCAACGCCAGATCGTTCACGACACCGACAGCGTCGGCCTGAGCAAGGTCGATTCGGCGATCCGTCGCCTGACCGCGATCAATCCCGAGATTCAGCTGATTGCCCATCGCACCGCCCTGGATGAAGATTCCCTGGCGGCAGCCGTTGCGGCGGTGGATCTGGTGCTGGACTGTTCCGATAATTTTTCCACCCGCGAGGCGGTCAACGCCGCGTGTGTGGCTGCGCGCAAACCGCTGGTCAGCGGTGCGGCGATTCGGCTGGAAGGGCAATTGTCGGTCTTCGACCCTCGTCGTCCGGAAAGCCCGTGCTACCACTGTTTATATGGGCACGGCAGCGAAGCCGAGCTGACCTGCAGCGAGGCCGGTGTACTGGGTCCGTTGGTGGGCCTGGTCGGTAGCTTGCAAGCCCTCGAAGCGCTGAAATTGCTGGTGGGATTCGGTGAACCGCTGGTGGGGCGTCTGTTATTGATCGATGCCTTGGGCACACGCTTCCGTGAATTGCGGGTCAAGCGTGATCCGGGTTGCAGCGTCTGCGGGTCAAGCCATGCGTGA
- the prmC gene encoding peptide chain release factor N(5)-glutamine methyltransferase, with amino-acid sequence MTIIASLLRAADLPDSPTARLDAELLLAAALGKSRSFLHTWPERIVPSEAALKFAEYLQRRRSGEPVAYILGQQGFWKLDLEVAPHTLIPRPDTELLVETALELLPATQALVLDLGTGSGAIALALASERPAWKVTAVDRVLEAVALAERNRQRLHLNNATVLSSHWFSALEGQRFQLIISNPPYIASTDPHLAEGDVRFEPASALVAGVDGLDDLRLIVDQAPDHLEAGGWLMLEHGYDQAEAVRDLLLTRGFEEVHSRTDLGGHERISLGRLPC; translated from the coding sequence ATGACGATTATCGCCAGTTTGCTGCGCGCAGCCGATTTGCCCGACTCGCCCACCGCGCGTCTGGATGCCGAATTGTTGCTGGCGGCGGCCTTGGGCAAATCCCGCAGCTTTCTGCACACCTGGCCCGAGCGTATCGTCCCGAGCGAAGCGGCACTGAAGTTTGCCGAGTACCTACAGCGCCGCCGTAGCGGTGAGCCGGTGGCCTACATTCTGGGGCAGCAAGGCTTCTGGAAACTCGACCTGGAGGTCGCACCCCACACGCTGATTCCGCGTCCCGATACCGAATTGCTGGTAGAGACCGCGCTGGAACTGTTGCCGGCCACACAGGCCTTGGTGCTCGATTTGGGCACCGGCAGTGGCGCCATCGCCTTGGCCTTGGCCAGCGAACGTCCGGCCTGGAAAGTCACCGCCGTGGATCGCGTGTTGGAAGCCGTAGCCCTGGCCGAGCGCAATCGCCAGCGGCTGCACCTGAACAACGCCACAGTGCTGAGTAGCCATTGGTTCAGCGCTTTGGAAGGTCAACGCTTTCAATTGATCATCAGCAATCCGCCCTACATTGCTTCGACCGATCCGCATCTGGCGGAGGGCGACGTGCGCTTCGAGCCAGCCAGTGCCTTGGTGGCCGGTGTCGATGGGCTCGACGATTTACGTCTGATCGTCGATCAGGCACCGGATCATCTTGAGGCGGGTGGCTGGTTGATGCTCGAACATGGTTACGATCAAGCCGAGGCCGTGCGCGATTTGCTGCTGACCCGCGGCTTTGAAGAGGTCCACAGCCGCACCGATCTGGGCGGTCACGAACGCATCAGTCTGGGGCGCTTGCCGTGCTGA
- the prfA gene encoding peptide chain release factor 1, whose amino-acid sequence MKASLLNKLDILQDRFEELTALLGDGEVISDQNKFRTYSKEYAEVEPIVGTYKQLLKVQGDLEGAQALLKDSDPDMREMAVEEVREAKEQLIEIEASLQRMLLPKDPNDGRNVFLEIRAGTGGDEAAIFSGDLFRMYSRYAERRGWRVEILSENEGEHGGYKEVIARVEGENVYGKLKFESGAHRVQRVPATESQGRIHTSACTVAVLPEPDEQEAIEINPADLRVDTYRSSGAGGQHVNKTDSAIRITHLPSGIVVECQEERSQHKNRARAMSWLSAKLNDQQTSAAANAIASERKLLVGSGDRSERIRTYNFAQGRVTDHRVNLTLYSLDEILAGGVDAVIEPLLAEYQADQLAAIGE is encoded by the coding sequence ATGAAAGCGTCACTGCTCAATAAGCTGGACATCCTCCAGGACCGTTTCGAGGAATTGACCGCCCTGCTTGGCGACGGCGAGGTCATTTCCGATCAAAACAAGTTCCGCACCTATTCCAAGGAATACGCGGAAGTCGAGCCGATCGTCGGCACCTATAAACAGCTGCTTAAAGTGCAGGGCGACCTCGAAGGGGCTCAGGCGCTGCTCAAGGACAGCGACCCGGACATGCGCGAAATGGCCGTGGAAGAAGTCCGCGAAGCCAAAGAGCAGTTGATCGAAATCGAAGCCAGCCTGCAACGCATGCTGCTGCCCAAAGATCCCAACGACGGGCGCAACGTATTCCTCGAAATCCGTGCCGGCACCGGCGGCGATGAAGCGGCGATTTTCTCCGGCGACCTGTTTCGCATGTATTCGCGTTACGCCGAGCGACGTGGTTGGCGGGTAGAGATTCTCTCGGAGAACGAAGGCGAACACGGCGGCTATAAAGAAGTCATTGCCCGGGTCGAAGGCGAGAACGTTTACGGCAAGCTGAAGTTCGAATCCGGTGCGCACCGCGTACAGCGGGTTCCGGCCACTGAATCCCAGGGCCGCATCCACACCTCGGCCTGCACCGTGGCCGTGTTACCCGAGCCGGACGAGCAGGAAGCGATCGAGATCAACCCGGCGGATCTGCGAGTCGACACCTACCGCTCCTCCGGTGCCGGTGGTCAGCACGTCAACAAGACCGATTCGGCGATTCGTATCACGCACTTGCCGTCCGGTATTGTCGTCGAGTGCCAGGAAGAACGTTCCCAGCACAAGAACCGCGCCCGGGCGATGTCCTGGCTGTCGGCCAAGCTCAACGACCAGCAGACCAGCGCCGCCGCGAACGCTATCGCGAGCGAGCGTAAATTGCTGGTAGGTTCAGGGGACCGCTCCGAGCGGATTCGTACGTATAACTTTGCCCAGGGCCGGGTTACCGACCACCGGGTCAACCTGACCCTGTATTCCCTCGACGAAATTCTCGCCGGTGGCGTGGATGCGGTGATCGAACCGTTGCTGGCCGAGTACCAGGCCGATCAACTGGCGGCGATAGGTGAGTAA
- the hemA gene encoding glutamyl-tRNA reductase, giving the protein MAFLALGINHKTASVDVRERVAFTPEQLVEALQQLCRLTDSREAAILSTCNRSELYIEQDHLSADIILRWLADYHHLSLDELRASAYVHEDDAAVRHMMRVASGLDSLVLGEPQILGQMKSAYAVAREAGTIGPLLGRLFQATFNAAKQVRTDTAIGENPVSVAFAAVSLAKQIFSDLQRSQALLIGAGETITLVARHLHELGVKRIVVANRTLERASILAEQFGAHAVLLSDIPAELVRSDIVISSTASQLPILGKGAVESALKLRKHKPIFMVDIAVPRDIEPEVGELDDVYLYSVDDLHEVVAENLKSRQGAAQAAEEMVSIGAEDFMVRLRELAAVDVLKAYRQQSERLRDEELQKAQRMLANGSSAEDVLVQLARGLTNKLLHAPSVQLKKLSAEGRLDALAMAQELFALGEGSSDSFSDKKPQ; this is encoded by the coding sequence ATGGCCTTCCTTGCACTCGGTATTAACCACAAGACTGCTTCAGTAGACGTCCGCGAGCGCGTGGCCTTTACCCCTGAGCAGCTGGTTGAGGCCTTGCAGCAGCTCTGCCGACTCACCGACAGCCGCGAAGCTGCGATCCTCTCCACCTGCAATCGCAGTGAACTGTACATAGAACAGGATCATCTTTCGGCTGACATCATATTGCGCTGGCTGGCCGATTATCATCATTTGAGCCTCGATGAGCTGCGCGCGAGCGCTTATGTGCACGAAGATGATGCGGCAGTTCGTCACATGATGCGGGTCGCCTCCGGGCTCGATTCGCTGGTGTTGGGCGAACCGCAGATTCTCGGTCAGATGAAGTCGGCCTACGCCGTAGCGCGAGAAGCCGGCACCATCGGCCCACTGCTCGGGCGGCTGTTCCAGGCCACATTCAATGCGGCCAAACAGGTGCGAACCGACACCGCCATCGGTGAGAACCCGGTGTCCGTGGCGTTTGCCGCGGTCAGCCTGGCGAAACAGATTTTCAGTGATTTGCAACGCAGCCAGGCTTTGCTGATCGGCGCCGGCGAGACCATCACCCTGGTCGCCCGCCATCTGCATGAGCTGGGAGTGAAGCGAATCGTGGTCGCCAACCGCACCCTGGAGCGCGCGAGCATTCTGGCCGAGCAGTTCGGCGCCCACGCGGTGCTGCTCTCGGACATTCCGGCAGAACTGGTGCGCAGCGACATCGTCATCAGTTCCACCGCCAGCCAGTTGCCGATTCTCGGTAAAGGCGCGGTGGAAAGTGCCTTGAAATTGCGCAAGCACAAGCCGATTTTCATGGTGGATATCGCCGTTCCTCGGGATATCGAGCCGGAAGTCGGCGAGTTGGACGACGTTTACCTGTATAGCGTCGACGATCTCCACGAAGTGGTCGCCGAGAACCTCAAGAGCCGTCAGGGCGCAGCCCAGGCCGCCGAAGAGATGGTGTCGATTGGCGCCGAAGATTTCATGGTTCGCCTGCGCGAACTGGCGGCGGTGGATGTGCTCAAGGCCTATCGTCAACAAAGCGAGCGTCTGCGCGACGAAGAATTGCAGAAAGCCCAGCGTATGCTTGCCAATGGCAGCAGCGCTGAAGACGTATTGGTGCAGTTGGCCCGCGGCCTGACCAACAAACTCTTGCATGCTCCGAGCGTGCAATTGAAAAAGCTCTCTGCCGAAGGCCGCCTCGATGCGCTGGCCATGGCCCAGGAACTCTTTGCCCTCGGTGAGGGCTCATCGGATAGCTTTTCGGATAAAAAACCGCAATGA
- a CDS encoding tetratricopeptide repeat protein, translating to MNRSSALLLALVFLSGCQALAPVSSDGTPPVEDSTPAPEKPKVYSSFSEETIFSLLSAELAGQRNRYDIALDNYVTQAINTQDPGISERAFRIAEYLGADQAALDTALAWAKNAPDDLEAQRAAAVQLARGGRYDESMVYMEKVLQGKGDTHFDFLALSAADTDQETRNGLMKGFDRLLQRHPHNNQLIFGKALLLQQDGDAKSALGLLEDNPPDEGEIAPILLRARLLQGLNRGDEALPLLQKSIKKYPDDKRLRLTYARMLVEQDRMDDAKVEFSSLVQQYPEDDELRYSLALVCLEAKAWDEAKGYLEDLIARESHVDSAHLNLGRIAEERNDPQGALIEYARVGSGNDYLPAQLRQADILMSNGKTAEAQKRLAAERGEQPDYAIQLYLIEAETLSANKQGDQSWKVLQQALQQYPDDLNLLYTRAMLAEKRNDLAQMEKDLRLIIKRDPDNAMALNALGYTLSDRTTRYAEAKALIEQAHQLNPEDPAVLDSLGWVNFRLGNLDEAERYLRQALERFPDQEVAAHLGEVLWANGKQREAKKIWSKFLKEQPDSPTLRGTIKRLTGSETL from the coding sequence ATGAATAGATCTTCCGCGTTGCTCCTCGCTTTAGTCTTCCTCAGCGGCTGCCAGGCCTTGGCACCCGTTTCGTCGGACGGTACGCCGCCGGTCGAAGACAGCACTCCGGCCCCTGAAAAGCCCAAGGTTTACAGCTCGTTCAGTGAAGAAACCATCTTCAGCCTGTTGAGCGCCGAACTGGCTGGCCAGCGCAATCGTTACGACATTGCCCTGGACAACTACGTGACCCAGGCCATCAACACCCAGGATCCGGGCATCTCCGAGCGGGCATTTCGCATTGCCGAGTACCTGGGCGCCGATCAGGCCGCCCTCGACACCGCACTGGCCTGGGCGAAAAACGCCCCGGACGATCTCGAGGCGCAACGAGCGGCTGCCGTGCAACTCGCCCGCGGCGGACGTTACGACGAGTCCATGGTTTATATGGAGAAGGTCCTGCAAGGCAAAGGCGACACGCATTTCGACTTCCTCGCCCTGTCGGCAGCCGATACCGACCAGGAAACCCGCAACGGTCTGATGAAAGGTTTTGACCGGCTGTTGCAGCGCCACCCGCATAACAATCAGCTGATTTTCGGCAAGGCCTTGCTGCTGCAACAGGACGGCGATGCCAAGAGCGCCTTGGGCCTGCTCGAAGACAACCCGCCAGACGAGGGTGAAATAGCGCCGATCCTGCTGCGCGCGCGCCTGCTGCAAGGGCTGAACCGTGGCGATGAAGCCTTGCCGCTGCTGCAAAAAAGCATCAAGAAATACCCGGACGACAAACGTCTGCGCCTGACCTATGCGCGCATGCTGGTTGAGCAGGATCGCATGGACGACGCCAAAGTCGAGTTCTCGAGCCTGGTGCAGCAATACCCCGAAGATGACGAACTGCGTTATTCCCTGGCCCTGGTCTGCCTGGAAGCCAAGGCCTGGGATGAGGCCAAAGGTTACCTCGAAGACTTGATCGCCCGGGAAAGCCATGTCGATTCGGCACACCTGAACCTGGGGCGCATTGCGGAGGAGCGTAACGATCCCCAAGGCGCGCTGATCGAATATGCCCGGGTCGGGTCGGGCAACGATTACCTGCCGGCGCAATTGCGTCAGGCCGATATCCTGATGAGCAATGGCAAGACCGCCGAAGCCCAAAAGCGCCTGGCCGCCGAGCGCGGCGAGCAACCCGATTACGCGATCCAGTTGTACCTGATCGAAGCCGAAACCTTGTCTGCCAATAAACAAGGCGACCAGTCCTGGAAAGTCTTGCAGCAAGCGCTGCAACAATACCCGGATGATCTGAATCTGCTGTACACCCGGGCCATGCTGGCAGAAAAACGCAATGATCTGGCGCAGATGGAAAAAGACCTGCGACTGATCATCAAACGCGACCCGGACAACGCAATGGCATTGAATGCCCTTGGCTACACGTTGTCCGACCGCACTACGCGCTACGCCGAAGCCAAGGCCTTGATCGAACAGGCGCACCAGCTCAACCCGGAAGACCCGGCAGTGCTCGACAGCCTCGGCTGGGTGAATTTCCGCCTGGGCAACCTCGATGAAGCCGAACGGTATTTGCGCCAGGCGCTGGAACGCTTCCCCGATCAGGAAGTCGCCGCTCACTTGGGTGAAGTCCTGTGGGCCAATGGCAAACAGCGCGAAGCCAAGAAAATCTGGAGCAAGTTCCTCAAGGAACAGCCCGACAGCCCTACCCTGCGCGGCACCATTAAGCGCCTGACCGGATCAGAGACTCTTTAA